A genome region from Halarchaeum grantii includes the following:
- a CDS encoding 2Fe-2S iron-sulfur cluster-binding protein produces MSSEHVDGREAPPLTETIAPGTATDPDVKSEDAATVSIDGVEVEVPEGSTVIEAIEAVETAGNVPALCYYDRDSSQAEKIGPRSECRTCMVETEEHGMVPSCSFPAEDGLSVSTDAEAATEARDVNLDLVLSDHNLRCTTCGKNGRCELQDASIDNDVEEPRYGVFDDREAYEPLDDSSDFIQIDRNKCILCNRCVEACNDVQVEGVLRMEGSGQDTRIGFQNGAETMEDSTCVSCGHCVTVCPTGSLVEQDIADAATIPLPGFSQKNSIGKSLESSGKETKGPMTRMKSDEPKDLTSEARTEENPGDWL; encoded by the coding sequence ATGAGTTCAGAACACGTAGACGGACGAGAGGCACCGCCGCTGACGGAGACCATCGCGCCCGGGACGGCGACGGACCCGGACGTGAAGAGCGAGGACGCGGCGACCGTCTCGATCGACGGCGTCGAGGTCGAGGTCCCGGAGGGCTCGACGGTCATCGAGGCCATCGAGGCCGTCGAAACGGCGGGGAACGTCCCCGCGCTCTGCTACTACGACCGGGACAGCTCGCAGGCCGAGAAGATCGGCCCGCGCAGCGAGTGTCGGACCTGCATGGTCGAGACCGAGGAGCACGGCATGGTGCCCTCGTGTAGCTTCCCCGCCGAGGACGGCCTCTCCGTCTCCACGGACGCCGAGGCGGCGACGGAGGCCCGCGACGTCAACCTCGACCTCGTCCTCTCCGACCACAACCTCCGCTGTACGACCTGCGGGAAGAACGGTCGCTGTGAGCTCCAGGACGCCTCCATCGACAACGACGTCGAGGAGCCGCGCTACGGCGTCTTCGACGACCGGGAGGCCTACGAGCCCCTCGACGACTCCAGCGACTTCATCCAGATCGACCGCAACAAGTGCATTCTGTGTAATCGCTGCGTGGAGGCCTGCAACGACGTGCAGGTCGAGGGCGTCCTCCGCATGGAGGGCTCCGGGCAGGACACGCGCATCGGCTTCCAGAACGGCGCGGAGACGATGGAGGACTCGACGTGCGTCTCCTGCGGGCACTGCGTCACCGTCTGCCCGACCGGGAGCCTCGTCGAGCAGGACATCGCGGACGCCGCGACCATCCCGCTCCCCGGCTTCAGTCAGAAGAACAGCATCGGCAAATCCCTCGAGAGCAGCGGTAAGGAGACCAAAGGACCAATGACACGCATGAAGAGCGACGAGCCGAAGGACCTCACGAGCGAGGCGCGCACGGAGGAGAACCCGGGTGACTGGCTATGA
- a CDS encoding NADH-ubiquinone oxidoreductase-F iron-sulfur binding region domain-containing protein, with product MVVEDVAGGDVPVAAVGSTGVRALEPLLVATHDGESAFVTNADVSDVEAAVSSLSDGGLPDGADARVSHGDAPTSLPAPDLDGFAGDRAALARCGWIDPRDPEAYDAAVGFSDADADAVLDAAADLHGRGWGDWSQDEPLGGLWAGVRERDDPAVVVVNAHGNPGDALLLEGDPFAVLDGANAAARAVGADAVFVYASEGDEAAAASARAAADAGDFDVPVEVVEGPAVYRAAEPTMAIEAIEGNHRLEARLRPPGPEVEGVYGDPTVVHTARTYAHLVGALAGASSDSRVVSVTGDVETPTTVELGEAATVADAVDAAGVGEYTAACVGGKFGGLTRDLDVALAPDALSANDLGTEGVVEVLGADECPVAFVGRRANVASETNCGRCVPCREGTTQLTEKLRDVYDGTYDEAGIEELSRVMASTSICAFGRDVPRTVRTAMDEFDDAFEAHAAGDCPTGACTGEL from the coding sequence GTGGTCGTCGAGGACGTGGCGGGCGGCGACGTACCCGTCGCCGCCGTCGGCTCGACCGGGGTGCGCGCGCTCGAACCGCTCCTCGTCGCGACGCACGACGGGGAGAGCGCGTTCGTCACGAACGCGGACGTGAGCGACGTCGAGGCGGCCGTTTCGTCGCTCTCCGACGGCGGCCTCCCGGACGGTGCGGACGCGCGCGTCTCGCACGGCGACGCGCCGACGTCGCTTCCCGCCCCCGACCTCGACGGCTTCGCCGGCGACCGGGCCGCGCTCGCACGCTGTGGCTGGATCGACCCCCGAGACCCCGAGGCGTACGACGCGGCCGTCGGCTTCAGCGACGCCGACGCCGACGCCGTCCTCGACGCCGCCGCCGACCTGCACGGGCGCGGCTGGGGCGACTGGAGTCAGGACGAACCGCTTGGCGGCCTCTGGGCGGGCGTGCGCGAGCGCGACGACCCCGCCGTCGTCGTCGTGAACGCGCACGGCAACCCCGGGGACGCGCTCCTCCTCGAGGGCGACCCGTTCGCGGTGCTGGACGGCGCGAACGCGGCGGCGCGCGCCGTCGGCGCGGACGCCGTCTTCGTCTACGCGAGCGAGGGCGACGAGGCGGCCGCCGCGAGCGCTCGCGCGGCCGCCGACGCCGGCGACTTCGACGTCCCCGTCGAGGTCGTCGAGGGCCCGGCGGTGTATCGCGCGGCCGAGCCGACGATGGCCATCGAGGCCATCGAGGGCAACCACCGGCTGGAGGCGCGCCTGCGCCCGCCCGGCCCCGAGGTCGAGGGCGTCTACGGCGACCCGACGGTCGTCCACACCGCCCGAACGTACGCGCATCTCGTGGGCGCGCTCGCCGGCGCGTCGAGCGACTCGCGCGTCGTCTCCGTCACCGGTGACGTCGAGACGCCGACGACGGTGGAACTCGGGGAGGCCGCGACCGTCGCGGACGCCGTCGACGCCGCCGGCGTCGGGGAGTACACGGCGGCCTGCGTCGGCGGGAAGTTCGGCGGGCTGACGCGCGACCTCGACGTCGCGCTCGCGCCCGACGCGCTCTCGGCGAACGACCTCGGCACCGAGGGCGTCGTCGAGGTGCTCGGCGCCGACGAGTGTCCGGTCGCGTTCGTCGGCCGGCGCGCGAACGTCGCCTCCGAGACGAACTGCGGGCGTTGCGTCCCGTGTCGCGAGGGGACGACGCAGCTCACGGAGAAGCTGCGCGACGTCTACGACGGGACGTACGACGAGGCGGGTATCGAGGAACTGAGTCGCGTGATGGCATCGACGAGCATCTGCGCGTTCGGGCGCGACGTCCCGCGGACGGTGCGGACGGCGATGGACGAGTTCGACGACGCGTTCGAGGCGCACGCCGCCGGGGACTGTCCCACGGGGGCCTGCACGGGTGAGCTATAG